Proteins found in one Streptomyces sp. CB09001 genomic segment:
- a CDS encoding DUF6114 domain-containing protein, whose translation MSAETPAAVGQFTRRRLQFRGWRGARPFWAGLLVLLGGFPIMYFPYAHLQFGNLTVAMATTAGAGSLIIGVLLVVLGVSLWFQKHVRVFAGIAAILLALVSIPVANFGGFIIGFMLSLVGGALAVAWAPGGPAETGPAKGDQGEGGASEGSRGDSSSSPSLSALGGDDLSGTSPANGANGRHSAG comes from the coding sequence ATGAGCGCCGAGACTCCTGCCGCCGTCGGCCAGTTCACCCGCCGCAGGCTGCAGTTCCGAGGCTGGCGGGGCGCCAGGCCCTTCTGGGCCGGTCTGCTCGTCCTGCTCGGTGGCTTCCCGATCATGTACTTCCCCTACGCGCACTTGCAGTTCGGGAACCTGACGGTGGCGATGGCCACCACGGCCGGCGCCGGATCACTGATCATCGGCGTGCTGCTCGTCGTACTCGGCGTCAGTCTCTGGTTCCAGAAGCACGTACGGGTCTTCGCGGGGATCGCGGCGATTCTGCTCGCCCTGGTGTCCATTCCCGTCGCCAACTTCGGTGGCTTCATCATCGGCTTCATGCTCTCGCTCGTCGGCGGGGCCCTGGCCGTGGCATGGGCGCCCGGGGGGCCGGCCGAGACGGGGCCGGCCAAGGGCGACCAGGGCGAGGGCGGCGCCTCCGAGGGCTCGAGGGGCGACTCGAGTTCCTCGCCGTCCCTGAGCGCACTCGGGGGCGACGATCTGTCAGGAACGAGCCCGGCCAACGGGGCGAACGGGAGGCACAGTGCCGGCTGA
- the pyk gene encoding pyruvate kinase, with protein MRRSKIVCTLGPAVDSHEQLVTLIEAGMNVARFNFSHGTHAEHQGRYDRVRAAAKETGRAIGVLADLQGPKIRLETFAEGPVELVRGDEFTITAEDVPGDRTICGTTYKGLPGDVTKGDQVLINDGNVELKVTEVEGPRVRTIVIEGGVISDHKGINLPGAAVNVPALSEKDVEDLRFALRMGCDLVALSFVRDAKDVADVHRVMDEEGRRVPVIAKVEKPQAVDNMEDVVMAFDGVMVARGDLAVEYPLEKVPMVQKRLIELCRRNAKPVIVATQMMESMITNSRPTRAEASDVANAILDGADAVMLSAESSVGAYPIETVKTMSKIVTAAEQELLSKGLQPLVPGKKPRTQGGSVARAAAEIADFLGGKGLVAFTQSGDTARRLSRYRAAQPILAFTTDESTRNQLALSWGVEPHVVPLVNTTDEMVDLVDQETARLGRFSDGDIVVITAGSPPGVPGTTNMVRVLHLGETRRG; from the coding sequence ATGCGCCGTTCGAAAATCGTCTGTACTCTCGGCCCCGCGGTCGACTCCCACGAGCAGCTCGTCACGCTGATCGAAGCCGGCATGAACGTGGCCCGCTTCAACTTCAGCCACGGCACCCACGCCGAGCACCAGGGGCGTTACGACCGGGTCCGGGCCGCCGCCAAGGAGACCGGCCGGGCCATCGGTGTCCTCGCCGACCTGCAGGGCCCGAAGATCCGCCTGGAGACCTTCGCGGAGGGTCCCGTCGAGCTGGTGCGCGGTGACGAGTTCACCATCACCGCCGAGGACGTGCCGGGGGACAGGACGATCTGCGGCACGACGTACAAGGGGCTGCCCGGTGACGTCACCAAGGGCGACCAGGTGCTCATCAACGACGGCAACGTCGAGCTGAAGGTCACCGAGGTCGAGGGCCCCCGGGTGAGGACGATCGTCATCGAGGGCGGCGTCATCTCCGACCACAAGGGCATCAACCTGCCCGGCGCGGCGGTCAACGTCCCCGCGCTGAGCGAGAAGGACGTCGAGGACCTCCGCTTCGCGCTGCGCATGGGCTGCGACCTGGTCGCCCTCTCCTTCGTCCGGGACGCCAAGGACGTCGCCGACGTGCACCGCGTCATGGACGAGGAGGGCCGCCGCGTCCCGGTGATCGCCAAGGTGGAGAAGCCCCAGGCGGTCGACAACATGGAGGACGTCGTGATGGCGTTCGACGGCGTGATGGTCGCCCGCGGCGACCTGGCCGTCGAGTACCCGCTCGAGAAGGTTCCCATGGTGCAGAAGCGCCTGATCGAGCTGTGCCGGCGCAACGCCAAGCCGGTGATCGTGGCGACCCAGATGATGGAGTCGATGATCACCAACTCCCGTCCGACCCGCGCCGAGGCCTCCGACGTGGCCAACGCGATCCTGGACGGCGCCGACGCGGTCATGCTGTCCGCCGAGTCGAGCGTGGGCGCGTACCCGATCGAGACCGTCAAGACGATGTCGAAGATCGTCACCGCCGCCGAGCAGGAGCTGCTCTCCAAGGGCCTCCAGCCGCTGGTGCCGGGCAAGAAGCCGCGCACGCAGGGCGGTTCGGTGGCCCGTGCGGCCGCCGAGATCGCCGACTTCCTGGGCGGCAAGGGCCTGGTGGCGTTCACCCAGTCCGGCGACACCGCCCGCCGGCTCTCCCGCTACCGCGCGGCCCAGCCGATCCTCGCCTTCACCACCGACGAGTCCACCCGCAACCAGCTGGCGCTCAGCTGGGGAGTGGAGCCGCACGTGGTGCCGCTGGTGAACACCACGGACGAGATGGTCGACCTGGTGGACCAGGAGACGGCCCGCCTCGGCCGGTTCAGCGACGGCGACATCGTCGTGATCACCGCCGGTTCGCCTCCCGGCGTGCCCGGCACCACCAACATGGTGCGGGTCCTCCACCTGGGCGAGACGCGGCGCGGCTGA